In Arcanobacterium wilhelmae, the following are encoded in one genomic region:
- the uvrA gene encoding excinuclease ABC subunit UvrA, producing the protein MQNSIHVQGARQHNLKNVTADIPRDKMVVFTGLSGSGKSSLAFDTIFAEGQRRYVESLSSYARQFLGQMDKPHVDFIEGLSPAVSIDQKSTNRNPRSTVGTMTEVYDYLRLLYARAGTQYCPVCGERIEAQSAEQIVDALLAYPERTKFQILAPVVRGRKGEHVDLLENLVKEGLGRVRVDGEIYRLGEVPPLAKTKKHDIDVVVDRLAIREGLASRLNDSVETALHLANGIVIADFVDEPADSPSRERKFSEKRACPNGHELEIDEIEPRTFSFNAPYGACPACDGIGFTTQVDPELVVPDDSLSIADGAIVPWSVTASAQARDYHMRQLQGLADELGFSLDTPWKKLDAGAKDAILSGKDYKVKVKYKNRWGREKIYSTGFEGVLTFVQRKHDETESTWSKERYAGFMREVPCAVCHGARLRPEVLAVRVGDLNISELTDLPIGEALEYLSALTLGERESKIAAQVMKEILERLTFLVTVGLDYLTMSRSAGTLSGGEAQRIRLATQIGSGLVGVLYVLDEPSIGLHQRDNDRLLGALKRLRDLGNTLIVVEHDEDTIRQADWLVDIGPGAGEHGGEIVYSGRPADIVREERSVTGAYLAGTRQIVVPTQRRKVKKTQAIGVVGARENNLKNVSVKFPIGVFTAVTGVSGSGKSSLVNSVLYQVLANELNGARSLPGRHTKVTGLDQLDKVVHVDQSPIGRTPRSNPATYTGMWDKIRTLFAATPEAKVRGYGPGRFSFNVKGGRCEACSGDGTIKIEMNFLPDVYVPCEVCHGSRYNRETLQVHYKGKNVAEVLDMTISEAREFFGAVTSITKYLSLLEDVGLGYVRLGQSATTLSGGEAQRVKLASELHKRSTGKTVYVLDEPTTGLHFEDVRKLLGVLQGLTDKGNTVIVIEHNLDVIKSADWVIDLGPEGGKGGGEVIAEGTPEDVALTPGSYTGKYLLPILKKAGTLSGLRQGKASK; encoded by the coding sequence GTGCAAAATTCGATTCATGTTCAGGGCGCTCGCCAGCACAATCTGAAGAACGTCACTGCCGATATTCCTCGCGACAAAATGGTGGTTTTCACCGGCCTGTCAGGTTCGGGAAAGTCGTCGCTCGCTTTCGACACGATCTTCGCCGAAGGCCAGCGCCGGTATGTGGAGTCGCTCTCGTCCTACGCTCGCCAGTTCCTCGGCCAGATGGACAAACCGCACGTCGATTTCATCGAGGGGCTTTCTCCTGCAGTGTCGATCGACCAAAAGTCCACGAACCGTAACCCGCGTTCCACGGTTGGTACGATGACGGAAGTGTACGACTACCTGCGTCTGCTCTACGCGCGCGCTGGTACACAGTACTGCCCAGTGTGCGGCGAACGAATCGAGGCCCAGAGCGCCGAGCAGATCGTCGATGCTTTGCTCGCGTATCCGGAGCGTACGAAGTTCCAGATCCTCGCGCCAGTCGTTCGCGGCCGTAAGGGCGAACACGTCGATCTTCTCGAGAACCTTGTCAAGGAAGGCCTCGGGCGCGTGCGTGTGGATGGCGAGATATACCGGCTGGGGGAGGTACCGCCTCTTGCGAAGACGAAAAAGCACGATATCGACGTCGTCGTCGACCGTCTCGCAATTCGCGAGGGCCTCGCCTCGCGTCTGAACGACTCCGTCGAAACTGCCCTGCACCTCGCAAACGGGATCGTGATCGCAGACTTCGTCGATGAACCAGCAGATTCCCCCTCGCGCGAACGGAAGTTCTCCGAAAAGCGCGCCTGCCCGAACGGCCACGAACTCGAAATCGACGAGATTGAGCCACGCACATTCTCGTTCAACGCTCCCTATGGCGCGTGCCCGGCATGCGATGGCATCGGGTTTACCACACAGGTCGATCCGGAGCTCGTCGTTCCCGACGACTCGCTCTCAATTGCTGACGGCGCAATCGTCCCGTGGTCAGTGACGGCTTCTGCCCAGGCTCGCGACTACCACATGCGCCAGCTGCAGGGACTTGCCGATGAGCTCGGCTTTTCGCTCGACACCCCGTGGAAGAAGCTCGACGCCGGGGCGAAGGACGCGATCCTGTCCGGCAAAGACTACAAGGTGAAGGTCAAGTACAAAAACCGTTGGGGGCGGGAGAAGATCTACTCCACCGGTTTCGAAGGCGTTCTCACCTTCGTCCAGCGTAAGCACGACGAGACCGAATCCACATGGTCCAAAGAACGCTACGCGGGCTTCATGCGTGAGGTGCCGTGCGCAGTGTGCCACGGTGCACGCCTTCGCCCCGAGGTGCTCGCTGTGCGCGTGGGCGATCTCAACATTTCCGAGCTCACGGATCTGCCCATTGGCGAGGCCCTCGAGTACTTGAGCGCCCTCACTTTGGGGGAGCGCGAATCCAAAATCGCAGCCCAGGTGATGAAAGAGATTCTCGAACGGTTGACATTCCTCGTCACTGTTGGCCTTGACTACCTCACCATGTCACGGTCTGCCGGAACGCTCTCTGGCGGTGAGGCGCAACGCATCCGCCTGGCGACCCAGATCGGTTCCGGGCTCGTCGGCGTTCTCTACGTGCTCGATGAGCCATCGATTGGCCTGCATCAGCGCGATAATGATCGTCTGCTCGGCGCACTCAAGCGCCTGCGCGATCTCGGCAATACCCTCATCGTCGTCGAACATGACGAAGACACGATCCGCCAAGCTGACTGGCTCGTGGATATTGGCCCGGGTGCGGGCGAGCACGGCGGGGAGATCGTCTACTCCGGCCGCCCTGCGGATATCGTGCGCGAAGAACGCTCCGTCACTGGCGCATACCTTGCCGGAACCCGCCAGATCGTCGTCCCCACACAGCGCCGTAAGGTCAAGAAAACTCAGGCGATCGGCGTCGTCGGAGCCCGCGAAAATAACCTCAAGAACGTCTCGGTGAAGTTCCCTATCGGAGTCTTCACCGCCGTCACAGGCGTGTCCGGTTCCGGAAAGTCCTCGCTCGTGAACTCGGTGCTTTACCAAGTGCTTGCCAACGAGCTCAACGGCGCGCGCTCGCTCCCTGGCCGTCATACGAAGGTGACAGGCCTGGACCAGCTCGACAAAGTGGTTCACGTGGACCAAAGCCCCATCGGGCGCACTCCGCGCTCGAACCCAGCCACCTATACCGGCATGTGGGACAAGATCCGTACCCTTTTTGCCGCTACTCCGGAAGCGAAGGTCCGCGGCTATGGGCCAGGGCGCTTTTCGTTCAATGTGAAGGGCGGGCGTTGCGAGGCCTGCTCAGGCGACGGCACGATCAAGATCGAAATGAACTTCCTCCCGGATGTGTACGTGCCGTGCGAAGTCTGCCACGGAAGCCGGTACAACCGCGAAACGTTGCAAGTGCACTACAAGGGCAAGAATGTGGCCGAAGTACTCGACATGACGATCTCGGAGGCACGCGAGTTCTTCGGCGCTGTCACGTCGATCACGAAGTATCTTTCGCTTCTTGAAGACGTCGGCCTCGGATACGTGCGCCTCGGGCAGTCTGCAACGACGCTCTCCGGTGGCGAGGCTCAGCGCGTCAAGCTCGCCTCTGAGCTCCACAAACGTTCTACAGGAAAAACGGTGTACGTTCTCGACGAACCCACCACCGGACTCCACTTCGAGGACGTGCGCAAGCTCCTCGGCGTGCTCCAGGGCCTCACAGACAAGGGCAACACCGTGATCGTCATCGAGCACAACCTCGACGTGATCAAGAGCGCCGACTGGGTGATCGACCTCGGGCCGGAAGGCGGCAAGGGCGGCGGCGAGGTGATCGCTGAGGGCACGCCGGAAGACGTGGCCCTCACGCCCGGCTCCTACACGGGCAAGTATCTGCTCCCCATCCTCAAAAAGGCCGGCACGCTCAGCGGGCTGCGGCAGGGCAAGGCGAGCAAGTGA
- the uvrB gene encoding excinuclease ABC subunit UvrB, whose protein sequence is MRPVSDLVRQENPFEVISPYTPSGDQPQAIAELAERINAGEADIVLLGATGTGKSATTAWLIEKIQRPTLILEPNKTLAAQMAAEFRELMPNNAVEYFVSYYDYYQPEAYVPQTDTFIEKDSSINDEVERLRHSATNSLLTRRDTVVVGSVSCIYGLGTPQEYVDRMVRLEVGQELDRDELLKRFVGMQYTRNDMAFTRGTFRVRGDTVEIIPVYEELAIRIEFFGDEIDSISELHPLTGNVIRETTHAHIFPATHYVAGPERMARAIESIEAELADRLEELRRQNKLLEAQRLEMRTTYDLEMMRNIGTCSGIENYSRHIDGRGPGTPPNTLLDYFPEDFVLVIDESHVTVPQIGAMYEGDMSRKRTLVEHGFRLPSAMDNRPLKWEEFLERIGQTVYLSATPGKYEMEKADGYVEQIIRPTGLVDPEVIVKPTTGQIDDLLEEVRKRTERDERVLVTTLTKKMAEDLTDYLAERGMKVEYLHSDVDTLRRVELLRELRLGKFDVLVGINLLREGLDLPEVSLVAILDADKQGFLRSTTSLIQTIGRAARNVSGQVHMYADSVTPNMREAIDETNRRREKQMAYNKEHGIDPQPLRKKISDVTDMLMREDIDTSQLLEGGYRKEAKPTPKRGDGAEIAALIEELQAQMHLAAEQLQFELAARLRDEIDDLKKELRAMRAAKA, encoded by the coding sequence ATGCGTCCAGTTTCTGATCTCGTTCGCCAGGAAAATCCGTTCGAAGTTATCTCGCCGTATACGCCCTCAGGCGACCAACCCCAGGCGATCGCGGAGCTCGCCGAGCGCATTAACGCAGGTGAGGCGGACATCGTGTTGCTCGGTGCAACTGGAACCGGTAAATCCGCTACGACTGCATGGCTGATCGAGAAGATCCAGCGCCCAACCCTCATCCTCGAGCCGAACAAGACCCTTGCCGCGCAGATGGCGGCTGAGTTCCGCGAGCTCATGCCTAACAACGCCGTTGAGTATTTCGTTTCCTACTACGACTACTACCAGCCGGAAGCCTACGTTCCCCAAACGGATACGTTTATCGAAAAGGATTCGTCGATCAATGACGAGGTGGAGCGGCTGCGCCACTCGGCAACGAACTCCCTGCTCACCCGCCGCGACACGGTGGTGGTGGGCTCTGTTTCCTGCATCTACGGCCTGGGAACCCCACAAGAGTACGTGGACCGGATGGTCCGCCTGGAAGTGGGGCAGGAACTCGATCGCGACGAGCTGCTTAAGCGCTTCGTTGGCATGCAATACACACGCAACGACATGGCATTCACGCGGGGGACGTTCCGCGTTCGCGGTGACACGGTTGAGATTATCCCTGTCTACGAGGAGCTCGCGATCCGGATTGAATTCTTCGGAGACGAGATCGATTCCATCAGTGAACTTCACCCCCTCACTGGAAACGTGATCCGCGAAACCACGCATGCGCACATCTTCCCCGCTACTCATTACGTGGCTGGCCCAGAGCGAATGGCTCGCGCAATCGAATCGATTGAGGCTGAGCTTGCTGATCGGCTCGAGGAACTTCGCCGGCAGAACAAGCTTTTGGAGGCGCAACGTCTCGAGATGCGCACCACCTACGATCTCGAAATGATGCGAAACATCGGCACGTGCTCGGGCATCGAGAACTATTCGCGCCATATCGACGGGCGCGGCCCCGGCACGCCTCCGAATACACTCCTCGATTACTTCCCAGAGGATTTCGTGTTAGTGATCGACGAATCACACGTGACAGTGCCACAGATCGGCGCAATGTATGAGGGAGATATGTCGCGCAAGCGCACCCTGGTGGAGCATGGATTCCGTCTGCCAAGCGCGATGGACAACCGTCCGCTGAAGTGGGAGGAGTTTCTCGAGCGTATCGGGCAGACTGTCTATCTGTCTGCGACTCCCGGCAAATACGAAATGGAGAAGGCCGATGGGTACGTAGAGCAGATTATTCGCCCCACCGGGCTCGTGGACCCGGAAGTGATCGTCAAGCCGACAACGGGCCAGATCGACGATTTGCTCGAGGAGGTCCGAAAGCGCACTGAGCGTGACGAACGCGTGCTCGTCACGACGCTCACGAAGAAGATGGCGGAGGATCTGACGGATTACCTCGCCGAACGCGGTATGAAAGTCGAGTATCTGCACTCCGACGTCGATACACTACGTCGCGTGGAGTTGTTGCGTGAGCTTCGACTCGGCAAGTTCGACGTGCTCGTCGGCATCAACTTGCTGCGTGAGGGCCTGGACCTTCCAGAAGTCTCGCTCGTGGCAATCCTCGACGCCGATAAGCAGGGTTTCCTGCGTTCGACGACGTCGCTGATCCAGACGATCGGCCGCGCGGCTCGTAACGTTTCGGGCCAGGTCCACATGTACGCTGATTCCGTTACGCCCAACATGCGTGAGGCGATCGACGAAACCAACCGGCGTCGGGAAAAGCAGATGGCCTACAACAAAGAGCACGGAATCGACCCGCAGCCATTGCGTAAGAAAATCTCTGACGTGACGGACATGCTCATGCGTGAAGACATCGATACCTCCCAGTTGCTCGAGGGCGGGTACCGTAAAGAGGCAAAACCGACGCCCAAGCGTGGCGACGGCGCAGAGATCGCGGCGCTTATCGAAGAACTTCAGGCACAGATGCACCTGGCAGCTGAGCAGCTCCAGTTCGAGCTCGCGGCTCGCCTGCGCGACGAGATCGACGACCTAAAAAAGGAGCTGCGCGCGATGCGTGCTGCCAAAGCCTAG
- a CDS encoding TerC/Alx family metal homeostasis membrane protein, with amino-acid sequence MHVDMWEWIVLGAVVIALILFDLLGHVRKAHEPTVGEAARWTALYVSLAVVFGVMTIVRHGGQFGAEFFAGYLTEYSLSLDNIFVFIIIIAAFRVPRLYQQKVLMYGIVIALVLRFVFILLGAAIIERFVWAFFFFGAWMLWTAFNQIKDGIEEGRERLAGELEEEEFTPPLMSRMMSKWFNVTEGFVGAKLVTRRHGKTWITPLLLCIVSIGTIDLLFALDSIPAIYGLTAEPFIVFAANAFALLGLRQLFFLVDGLLERLIYLHYGLAVILGYIGYKLIVHAAHGYEMASFLPEPGIIFSVAFIIVTILVTVIASIIGARRLEARGIVLNKDADEIDDIEPREAPHYDLENKRN; translated from the coding sequence ATGCACGTCGACATGTGGGAGTGGATCGTCCTCGGCGCAGTTGTGATCGCGCTGATTCTCTTCGATCTGCTGGGCCACGTCCGCAAGGCTCACGAACCAACCGTTGGTGAGGCCGCGCGCTGGACAGCACTCTATGTCTCGCTCGCCGTGGTATTCGGTGTGATGACAATCGTCCGCCACGGTGGCCAGTTCGGCGCCGAATTCTTCGCTGGTTATCTCACCGAGTACTCGCTATCGCTCGATAACATTTTCGTCTTTATCATCATCATTGCGGCCTTCCGTGTTCCCCGCCTGTACCAGCAAAAAGTGCTGATGTACGGAATCGTCATCGCCTTGGTTTTGCGCTTCGTCTTCATCCTTCTTGGCGCCGCGATTATCGAGCGCTTCGTGTGGGCGTTCTTCTTCTTTGGCGCCTGGATGCTGTGGACTGCCTTCAACCAGATCAAGGATGGCATCGAGGAAGGGCGCGAGCGCCTCGCAGGGGAATTGGAAGAGGAAGAGTTCACCCCGCCACTCATGTCGCGCATGATGTCCAAGTGGTTCAACGTGACCGAAGGTTTCGTGGGCGCAAAACTCGTCACTCGCCGTCACGGAAAAACGTGGATCACGCCGCTTCTTTTGTGCATCGTCTCGATCGGCACCATCGATCTGCTCTTCGCGCTCGATTCGATCCCCGCGATCTACGGCCTCACGGCCGAACCGTTTATCGTGTTCGCCGCGAACGCCTTCGCGCTCCTCGGTCTGCGCCAGCTGTTCTTCCTCGTGGACGGCCTCCTTGAGCGCCTCATCTACCTCCACTACGGCCTGGCCGTCATTCTCGGCTACATCGGCTACAAGCTGATCGTGCACGCCGCTCACGGCTACGAGATGGCCAGTTTCTTGCCGGAACCGGGGATCATCTTCTCGGTGGCCTTCATTATCGTCACGATCCTCGTGACAGTCATCGCGTCGATTATCGGCGCACGCCGTCTCGAGGCACGTGGCATTGTGCTCAACAAGGATGCGGACGAGATCGACGATATCGAGCCTCGCGAAGCTCCACACTACGACCTGGAGAACAAGCGGAACTAG